One stretch of Phocoena phocoena chromosome 10, mPhoPho1.1, whole genome shotgun sequence DNA includes these proteins:
- the TFEB gene encoding transcription factor EB isoform X1, with translation MASRIGLRMQLMREQAQQEEQRERMQQQAVVHYMQQQQQLGAPPTPAINTPVHFQSPPPVPGEVLKFDVIDNIMCLDDVLGFINPETQIPNTLPLSSSHLNVYSGDPQVTTSLVGVTSSSCPADLTQKRELTDAESRALAKERQKKDNHNLIERRRRFNINDRIKELGMLIPKANDLDVRWNKGTILKASVDYIRRMQKDLQKSRELENHSRRLEMTNKQLWLRIQELEMQARVHGLPTTSPSGMNMAELAQQVVKQELPSEEGPGEALLLGAEVPDPEPLPALPPQAQLPPPAQPAQPPSPFHHLDFSHSLSFGGGGNEGPPGYPEPLGPEHGSPFPNLSKKDLDLMLLDDSLLPLASDPLFSTMSPEASKASSRRSSFSMEEGDVL, from the exons ATGGCGTCGCGCATCGGGCTCCGCATGCAGCTCATGCGGGAGCAGGCGCAGCAGGAGGAGCAGCGGGAGCGCATGCAGCAGCAGGCCGTCGTGCATTAcatgcagcagcagcagcagctgggggCGCCGCCCACCCCCGCCATCAACACCCCCGTCCACTTCCAGTCTCCGCCACCCGTGCCCGGGGAGGTGCTGAAG tttgATGTCATCGACAACATTATGTGTCTGGACGACGTCCTGGGCTTCATCAATCCCGAAACTCAGATTCCCAATACG CTGCCCCTGTCCAGCAGTCACCTAAATGTGTACAGTGGAGACCCCCAGGTCACCACCTCCCTGGTGGGCGTCACCAGCAGCTCCTGCCCAGCCGACCTGACCCAGAAGCGAGAGCTTACAG ATGCTGAGAGCCGGGCCCTGGCCAAGGAGCGACAGAAGAAAGACAATCACAACCTCA TTGAAAGGAGACGGAGGTTCAACATCAATGACCGCATCAAGGAGCTGGGAATGCTGATCCCCAAGGCCAACGACTT GGATGTGCGCTGGAACAAGGGCACCATCCTCAAGGCCTCTGTTGATTACATCCGGAGGATGCAGAAGGACCTGCAGAAGTCCCGGGAGCTGGAGAACCACTCTCGGCGCCTGGAGATGACCAACAAGCAGCTCTGGCTCCGCATCCAG GAGCTGGAGATGCAGGCTCGAGTGCACGGCCTCCCCACCACCTCACCCTCGGGCATGAACATGGCTGAGCTGGCCCAGCAGGTGGTGAAGCAGGAGCTACCCAGCGAGGAGGGTCCGGGGGAGGCCCTGCTGCTGGGGGCCGAGGTCCCCGACCCTGAGCCACTGCCGGCTCTGCCcccccaggcccagctgccccCGCCAGCCCAGCCAGCCCAGCCACCGTCCCCATTCCACCACCTGGACTTCAGCCACAGCCTGAGCTTTGGGGGCGGGGGCAACGAAGGGCCCCCGGGCTACCCCGAACCTCTGGGGCCAGAGCATGGCTCCCCGTTCCCCAACCTGTCCAAGAAGGATCTGGACCTCATGCTCCTGGACGACTCACTGCTACCACTGGCCTCGGACCCCCTCTTCTCCACCATGTCCCCCGAGGCCTCCAAAGCCAGCAGCCGTAGGAGCAGCTTCAGCATGGAGGAGGGCGACGTGCTGTGA
- the TFEB gene encoding transcription factor EB isoform X2, producing MASRIGLRMQLMREQAQQEEQRERMQQQAVVHYMQQQQQLGAPPTPAINTPVHFQSPPPVPGEVLKVQSYLENPTSYHLQQSRDQKVREYLSETYGNKFAAHISPAQGSPKPLPAASPGVRAGHVLSSSAGNSAPNSPMAMLHIGSNPEREFDVIDNIMCLDDVLGFINPETQIPNTLPLSSSHLNVYSGDPQVTTSLVGVTSSSCPADLTQKRELTDAESRALAKERQKKDNHNLIERRRRFNINDRIKELGMLIPKANDLDVRWNKGTILKASVDYIRRMQKDLQKSRELENHSRRLEMTNKQLWLRIQELEMQARVHGLPTTSPSGMNMAELAQQVVKQELPSEEGPGEALLLGAEVPDPEPLPALPPQAQLPPPAQPAQPPSPFHHLDFSHSLSFGGGGNEGPPGYPEPLGPEHGSPFPNLSKKDLDLMLLDDSLLPLASDPLFSTMSPEASKASSRRSSFSMEEGDVL from the exons ATGGCGTCGCGCATCGGGCTCCGCATGCAGCTCATGCGGGAGCAGGCGCAGCAGGAGGAGCAGCGGGAGCGCATGCAGCAGCAGGCCGTCGTGCATTAcatgcagcagcagcagcagctgggggCGCCGCCCACCCCCGCCATCAACACCCCCGTCCACTTCCAGTCTCCGCCACCCGTGCCCGGGGAGGTGCTGAAG GTGCAGTCCTACCTGGAGAACCCCACCTCCTACCACCTGCAGCAGTCCCGGGACCAGAAGGTGCGGGAGTACCTGTCTGAGACCTACGGGAACAAGTTTGCTGCCCACATCAGCCCTGCTCAGGGCTCCCCAAAGCCCCTGCCAGCCGCCTCCCCGGGCGTGCGGGCCGGACACGTGCTGTCGTCCTCAGCCGGCAACAGTGCTCCCAACAGCCCCATGGCCATGCTGCACATCGGCTCCAACCCTGAGCGGGAG tttgATGTCATCGACAACATTATGTGTCTGGACGACGTCCTGGGCTTCATCAATCCCGAAACTCAGATTCCCAATACG CTGCCCCTGTCCAGCAGTCACCTAAATGTGTACAGTGGAGACCCCCAGGTCACCACCTCCCTGGTGGGCGTCACCAGCAGCTCCTGCCCAGCCGACCTGACCCAGAAGCGAGAGCTTACAG ATGCTGAGAGCCGGGCCCTGGCCAAGGAGCGACAGAAGAAAGACAATCACAACCTCA TTGAAAGGAGACGGAGGTTCAACATCAATGACCGCATCAAGGAGCTGGGAATGCTGATCCCCAAGGCCAACGACTT GGATGTGCGCTGGAACAAGGGCACCATCCTCAAGGCCTCTGTTGATTACATCCGGAGGATGCAGAAGGACCTGCAGAAGTCCCGGGAGCTGGAGAACCACTCTCGGCGCCTGGAGATGACCAACAAGCAGCTCTGGCTCCGCATCCAG GAGCTGGAGATGCAGGCTCGAGTGCACGGCCTCCCCACCACCTCACCCTCGGGCATGAACATGGCTGAGCTGGCCCAGCAGGTGGTGAAGCAGGAGCTACCCAGCGAGGAGGGTCCGGGGGAGGCCCTGCTGCTGGGGGCCGAGGTCCCCGACCCTGAGCCACTGCCGGCTCTGCCcccccaggcccagctgccccCGCCAGCCCAGCCAGCCCAGCCACCGTCCCCATTCCACCACCTGGACTTCAGCCACAGCCTGAGCTTTGGGGGCGGGGGCAACGAAGGGCCCCCGGGCTACCCCGAACCTCTGGGGCCAGAGCATGGCTCCCCGTTCCCCAACCTGTCCAAGAAGGATCTGGACCTCATGCTCCTGGACGACTCACTGCTACCACTGGCCTCGGACCCCCTCTTCTCCACCATGTCCCCCGAGGCCTCCAAAGCCAGCAGCCGTAGGAGCAGCTTCAGCATGGAGGAGGGCGACGTGCTGTGA